The Aneurinibacillus migulanus genome contains the following window.
ACGCATCGAAGTAGGCGAGCAAATCCGGCAGATAGCGGGAGTCATGACATCATATGCATTGCTAAAAAATGTGGATATTTACACGGAGACAGAAGATCATTTATTCCTTGAACTGAACCGTTCAAAATTCTCTCAGTGTATGATTAATCTTATGAAAAACGGCGTAGAAGCGATGCCGGAGGGAGGAACTCTTACCGTACGAGCTTTTCGTCAGGACAAAGATGTGGTTATTGAGATTATCGATACTGGAAAGGGGATGAGTCAGGAGGAAATAAAGAGGCTGGGGAATCCTTTCTATTCAACCAAAGAGAAGGGGACAGGCCTGGGGCTTATGGTGTGTTATCGAATTATCGAGGCATGGGAGGGCAAAGTGGAAGTTCGAAGCGAAAAGGAGAAAGGTACTCATTTCTCGATTATTCTTCCGGCTTTATCTGATGAATTATAATATGGAATTATTTAGATACTACTGGCGGAATTTGGTTCCAAGGAAAAACCGTTAACAAAATAGTAAGTTCAATGACTTCCGCTCAAAACGCTCATGGTGGTCAAGAGCAGACGATTCTTCAATTATATACAACCATGTATCATTGGGGTACAATTGTGGTAGCTCCGGGTTATACCGACCCTATTCTTTATGGGACGGAAGGAAATCCATACAGAACCAGTGTATCAGTTGACCAAGATAATAAGATGGTTGGTGATGTTCAAGCTTTCCAAAATGTGGTTCACCATCAAACCAAGCGTGTGGTCACAATTGCAGAATGGGTTAAAAAAGAATGCAATAAAAAATACGTGTGACATACAAAGCTGGGCATTTCATCTTTAATTATTCGTTGAAACAAAAAGCTCCTTTTCGATACATAAAAACGAATAGAAAAGCAGAATATAGGAGGGGTGTAAAAAGTACAATACAGGAGGAGTTCAAAAGTGGCACAGCAACAAATGGACACGAACCAATTAAAACAGGCTGAAGCATCAACAACAATTGCTAAGAACCTTATTACACAAGCGATTGAACAATCATCTGCAAATCAGCTTGTAGCACAAGAAGCTTTAAAACAAGCATCTGCAGAGATTGCTCAAGCTCAAACAGCAATAAGTCAAGTACAATCAGCTATGCAAACACAGCCAGCCCAGGTATCAAAATAAAACAAGCATTATAAACTAAAAAGTTACTGAATCAAGCGTCTTATAAATTATTCTGAAAAATTCCATATATATGTTTTAATGCTTTTAAGAATATAAAAAGAGAGACCATAAAAAACGGTCTCTCTTTTTAATGGATAAGAAAATAGATGTCGCCGTAAAGCTATATAAACTACACTTGATATTTTGACAGGGTAGCGTGGTTGGAAGTAGGTGAAGAGGTTGGATGCGCCCTGCGCTCCAGCAGAAGAAAGGCAAACGTGTCTTTTTCCAACCGCCCACCGCCCTTCCTTTTTTTCTTACGAAGCGTTACGGTTGCGATGTTTGCTATAAGGAACACACATAGGCGTGCCATACAGTGGATCATTGATAATACGACAATCAAGATGGAAGACTGAGCGAACAAGTTGCTCTGTAATAATATCTTCAGGCCTTCCTTCTGCAAATACGTTCTGATTTTGCAGAGCGACAATATGGTCAGCATACCGACAGGCCAGGTTAATATCATGTAGTACCATTACAATCGTTCGCTTCTGACTGCGGTTTAGCTCAGCCAAAATGTCGAGTACTTCGATCTGATGCGTCATATCGAGGTACGTAGTTGGTTCATCAAGCAGCAAAGCGTTCGTGCCCTGAGCCAATACCATAGCGATCCAGGCTCGCTGGCGTTGTCCGCCCGACAAGGCATCTACAGGGCGTTCCGCCAGTTCAGTTAGCTGAGTCGCCTCAAGCGCCCAACGTACCATGTTTTCGTCTTCTTCCGACCATTGCTGTAGCCACGATTGATACGGATATCTGCCTTGCTTAACAAGTTGCAGGACGCTCAGACCTTCGGGAGCACCGGTTGTTTGCGGCAGAATCGCCAGACGTCGCGCTACTTCTTTGGTTGATAGGTGGGAAATACTCTGGCCGTCCAGAATAACCGAACCGCCGGCCGGTTTCAACAGGCGGGCCAGCGAACGAAGCAATGTGGACTTGCCGCACCCATTGCTCCCGATAAAGACCGTAACTTTTCCTTCCGGAATCGTAATATCCAGGTCTTGGATCACAGTACGGTTGCCGTAAGCGAGCGTCAAGTTTTCTGCCGCAAGTGTTTTCATAGGTAACATTCCCTTCCTTCTTATTGGTTCCGGTATTTATATAACAGGTACATGAAGAACGGTGCGCCAATCGCCGATGTGAAAATACCGACTGGCAAATCGAGTGGTGACAATGCCGTGCGAGCGATTAAATCACCCGCTACTACAATAAAAGAACCAATTAGCGCTGCCATTGGCAGCAGGGCACCGAATGACGGGCCGACCAGCTTACGTGCGATCTGAGGAGCCAGCAGCGCCACGAATCCGATTGCGCCGCCGATGGCGACAGCTGCCCCTGCCAGTGCCACACAGACTAGAAGCAGTACAGCACGCTGCCGTTCCACATGGTGCCCGACGCCTTGGGCTACATCGTCGCCCAGTTGCTGTACATTAATGCTTCGGCCAAGCAGCACCGCCAGCGGAATAAATACCAGTGCCCACGGCAGAAGCGTAAGAACATCGTTCCAGTTCGTTCCGTATACGCTTCCTGCCAGCCAGACCATCGCTTTGCTCGTTAGATACACGGGGCTTACAACTAATAGAAGCGTAGTAAGAGCAGACATGCACGAATGAATACCTACACCGATAAGTACTAGACGCATCGTGCTCACACCCTGCTTCCAGGCCAGGAAATAAATAAGTACTATAACAAGACCAGCCCCAAGCAGTGCCGAGACCGGAAGCCATCGAATCGAAGCGGCAGGAAACACGGTGATGAAGGCGACAGCCGCCACCGAAGCTCCGCCTGTAATGCCGAGCAAGTCTGGAGATGCGAGCGGGTTGCGTACCATTCCTTGCAGAATGGCCCCGGATACGGCTAGGCAGGCCCCTACCAGCATGGCTGTGAGCACGCGCGGGAGGCGGAATGTCT
Protein-coding sequences here:
- a CDS encoding ABC transporter ATP-binding protein, which gives rise to MKTLAAENLTLAYGNRTVIQDLDITIPEGKVTVFIGSNGCGKSTLLRSLARLLKPAGGSVILDGQSISHLSTKEVARRLAILPQTTGAPEGLSVLQLVKQGRYPYQSWLQQWSEEDENMVRWALEATQLTELAERPVDALSGGQRQRAWIAMVLAQGTNALLLDEPTTYLDMTHQIEVLDILAELNRSQKRTIVMVLHDINLACRYADHIVALQNQNVFAEGRPEDIITEQLVRSVFHLDCRIINDPLYGTPMCVPYSKHRNRNAS
- a CDS encoding FecCD family ABC transporter permease; translation: MKNYIPVRGGKGKFSFLLDRRSIIFSLFFLLLTFILILFSIGIGDFFIAPIDVLKVLLGMGAPEHNLVVQTFRLPRVLTAMLVGACLAVSGAILQGMVRNPLASPDLLGITGGASVAAVAFITVFPAASIRWLPVSALLGAGLVIVLIYFLAWKQGVSTMRLVLIGVGIHSCMSALTTLLLVVSPVYLTSKAMVWLAGSVYGTNWNDVLTLLPWALVFIPLAVLLGRSINVQQLGDDVAQGVGHHVERQRAVLLLVCVALAGAAVAIGGAIGFVALLAPQIARKLVGPSFGALLPMAALIGSFIVVAGDLIARTALSPLDLPVGIFTSAIGAPFFMYLLYKYRNQ